Genomic segment of Spirochaetota bacterium:
ATTACACCAGGCATTTCCCAATTTACCACTCTACATTACTGAAAATGGCATTGGTACTGATAATGATGCCTGGAGGCAGAATGTGCTCATTGATCACCTCACAATGATGGCCAAGGCAATTCAGGAAGGAGTTGATATCAAAGGCTATTTTCACTGGTCCTTAATTGACAATTTTGAATGGGCTCAAGGGTATATGTCGCGATTTGGGCTGGTACATGTTGATTTCAAATCACAGAAACGGACGATAAAGCCAAGCGGCAAACTGTATGCCCAGATTGCAAAGGCAAATGCCCTGAAAGCTTCAATACTTAAAAAATTTCCTCAAGATATTTACAGGCCACAATTCTGAATTAAGAATACAGTGGTGAGGGTATAATACATATCCTCACCTATCGAATTGTCAAATACGATAATATAAACCATGGAAGCAATTGAAGCATTTATCCTTGCAGGTGGGAAAAGCAGCCGTTTTGGCAGCGACAAGACACTGCATCAGTTTGGCGGTAAACCATTAATAGAGCACGTTACTGACAGACTGCAAGGGCTGTTTCACTCAATTTCAATTGTTGCCAATGATAGTAATAAATATAACTATCTTGCAATCCCTGTATATTCTGATATTATACCCGGGCTTGGTCCACTTGGTGGTATCTATACGGCGTTGCAGCGTTCTGCAACTTATTATATTTTTGTATGCGCTGCCGACATGCCATTTTTAAATCAGGAATTTATTACGTTTATGCTGCAAATTCCACGTATCTATGATTGCATTATTCCCCGTTGGAAAGGCAACACCGAACCTCTCCATGCTATCTACTCAAAACGTTGCATCCCTCACATTGAAACACTTATACAGAATAAAACCTATAAGATCAGCTACCTTTTTGAAAAAGTTGTAATGCGCTATATCGATGACGATGAACTTATCGTATATACCGAAGACCCTTCACAGCTTTTCTATAATATAAACAGGCCCGGGGACATTCATCCTTTTCAATAATTCTTCAATAATTCCAGCCCAATATCCCAAACGCAAGCACATTCATTGTGATTGGTACTGCATAAATAATAGACACTGCCAGTATCTTCTTTTTAATTGTCGAAAGTCCTACAACAACAATTGCAAAGAAAAAGAAATGAAAATACCCAAACAAAAAGATAAGCCACACTCCTTTAAAAGAAAGGTTCCAATATTCATATTCCCATACCAGATGCCCTCCAATGTTAAGCA
This window contains:
- a CDS encoding molybdenum cofactor guanylyltransferase; translated protein: MEAIEAFILAGGKSSRFGSDKTLHQFGGKPLIEHVTDRLQGLFHSISIVANDSNKYNYLAIPVYSDIIPGLGPLGGIYTALQRSATYYIFVCAADMPFLNQEFITFMLQIPRIYDCIIPRWKGNTEPLHAIYSKRCIPHIETLIQNKTYKISYLFEKVVMRYIDDDELIVYTEDPSQLFYNINRPGDIHPFQ